In Elusimicrobiota bacterium, the following are encoded in one genomic region:
- a CDS encoding response regulator, giving the protein MRRNKEKARVVLVDDEPDFHIVMRDWLSPRYDFRAIGDPKLVVEELEALEPALVLLDIRMPDIDGLSLCRRLRSNERFAGLPIVFLTACRDDGTFLENIKAGGTALLTKPVDRGQLLSILEELIPEPATGQA; this is encoded by the coding sequence ATGCGCCGAAATAAGGAGAAGGCCCGCGTGGTACTGGTTGACGACGAGCCGGATTTCCATATCGTGATGCGCGACTGGCTGTCTCCCCGCTACGACTTCAGAGCGATAGGCGACCCGAAGCTCGTCGTGGAGGAGCTTGAGGCCCTGGAGCCCGCTCTGGTTCTCCTCGACATCCGCATGCCCGACATAGACGGGCTCTCCCTCTGCCGCCGCCTGCGCTCCAACGAGCGCTTCGCCGGGCTTCCCATTGTCTTCCTGACCGCCTGCCGGGATGACGGGACCTTCCTTGAGAACATCAAGGCCGGAGGCACGGCCTTGCTCACCAAGCCCGTGGACCGCGGCCAACTGCTCTCCATCCTGGAAGAGCTTATCCCCGAACCCGCGACCGGCCAGGCATGA
- a CDS encoding nucleotidyltransferase family protein, which yields MILAAGVGSRMRPLTDSTPKALVPVAGVPMLERVIQRLAGAGVREIIVNVHHLSPQIAAFLKSKDFFGLRIELSLEDKLLDTGGGLKKASWFFDDGRPFLLHNVDVYSTVDFGELLNAHEKNRALATLSVRERQTSSHLLFDAKGRLRGRESANGSINWAGTPLPGAQRLGFDGIHALSPEIFPLLSESGAFSIIKAYLRLAAGGQKIRGFRADAYYWADVGSPEKLEVIHKNFPGNFCG from the coding sequence ATGATCTTGGCCGCGGGAGTGGGCAGCCGAATGAGGCCGCTCACCGATTCGACACCCAAGGCCCTGGTCCCGGTGGCAGGAGTTCCCATGCTCGAGCGGGTGATCCAGCGCCTGGCCGGGGCCGGGGTCCGCGAGATCATCGTCAACGTCCATCATCTCTCTCCCCAAATCGCGGCATTCTTGAAGTCCAAGGATTTTTTTGGCCTGCGCATCGAGCTCTCCCTCGAGGATAAACTTCTGGACACCGGGGGAGGGCTTAAAAAAGCCTCGTGGTTCTTCGATGACGGACGGCCGTTCCTGCTGCACAACGTGGATGTCTATAGCACGGTGGACTTCGGAGAGCTTCTTAACGCCCACGAGAAAAACCGGGCCCTGGCCACGCTTTCGGTGAGAGAGCGCCAAACGAGCAGCCATCTTCTCTTCGACGCCAAGGGACGGCTCCGCGGCCGGGAGTCTGCTAACGGCTCCATCAATTGGGCGGGCACTCCCTTGCCGGGGGCCCAAAGACTTGGATTCGACGGCATACACGCCCTTTCACCGGAGATTTTTCCCCTCCTGTCCGAGAGCGGGGCGTTTTCCATCATCAAGGCCTACCTGCGCCTGGCCGCAGGCGGCCAAAAGATCCGGGGCTTCCGGGCCGACGCCTACTATTGGGCCGACGTCGGCTCGCCCGAGAAGCTAGAAGTTATCCACAAAAACTTTCCGGGAAATTTTTGTGGATAA
- a CDS encoding phosphotransferase: MKEERLQELYRSHFGEAPVALAPLKGDGSARRLFRISSHGRSVIGAANQDRQENVAFLEFSRHFRECGLPVPEIYAQDLDQGIYLEEDLGDTTLFDLLGRSRGPRGFSPYTVEFYCKVVKALPQFQVAAGRSLNYKLAYPRPSFDKQSMMWDLNYFKYYFLRLAKIPFNEQDLEVDFKRFADFLLEAPRKFFLYRDFQSRNIMVRDGSPWFIDYQGGRHGALQYDIASLLFDAKADMPFELRAELLERYIEAASAMVALDRGEFLKYYPGYVYIRIMQALGAYGLRGFYERKTHFLQSIPYAIRNLEHLLRTTELPVELPALMHVYGNLVASSALRQFGTASLKLTVRLQSFSYKDGMPADEKGHGGGFVFDCRALPNPGRRGEFAKLSGKDPEVIEYLKGQAPVNKFLSNVFELVDLAVENYQSRNFTDLLVAFGCTGGQHRSVYCAERLALHLRGTRKVDVELRHRELDKREEG; the protein is encoded by the coding sequence TTGAAGGAAGAGAGGCTCCAGGAGCTCTACCGATCTCATTTCGGCGAGGCGCCCGTCGCCCTGGCACCCCTCAAAGGCGACGGTTCGGCCCGACGCCTTTTCAGAATCTCGAGCCATGGCCGCAGCGTGATCGGAGCCGCGAACCAAGACCGCCAGGAGAACGTCGCTTTCCTCGAATTCTCCCGCCATTTCCGCGAATGCGGGCTCCCCGTGCCCGAGATATACGCCCAGGACCTTGATCAAGGCATCTATCTGGAGGAGGACCTGGGGGACACGACTCTATTCGATCTGCTCGGCCGATCGCGGGGACCCCGGGGATTTTCTCCCTACACCGTCGAGTTTTACTGCAAGGTGGTCAAGGCCCTGCCCCAATTCCAAGTCGCGGCCGGCAGGAGCCTCAACTACAAGCTAGCCTATCCCCGCCCGAGCTTTGACAAGCAGTCCATGATGTGGGACCTCAATTACTTCAAGTACTATTTCCTGCGCCTGGCCAAAATCCCCTTCAACGAGCAGGACCTGGAGGTGGACTTCAAGCGCTTCGCCGATTTTCTGCTCGAGGCCCCGCGCAAGTTCTTCCTGTACCGCGACTTCCAGTCGCGCAACATCATGGTCCGGGACGGCTCCCCCTGGTTCATAGACTACCAAGGCGGCCGGCACGGCGCCCTGCAGTACGACATCGCCTCCTTGCTTTTCGACGCCAAGGCCGACATGCCTTTCGAGCTGAGGGCGGAGCTCCTCGAGCGCTACATCGAGGCAGCCTCGGCCATGGTCGCGCTCGACCGCGGAGAATTCCTGAAATATTACCCCGGCTACGTCTACATCCGCATCATGCAGGCCCTGGGGGCCTACGGCCTGCGCGGCTTCTACGAGAGAAAAACCCATTTCCTTCAAAGCATCCCCTACGCCATCCGCAATCTCGAGCATCTCCTGCGCACGACCGAGCTCCCGGTGGAGCTGCCCGCCCTCATGCACGTCTACGGGAACCTGGTCGCCTCCTCCGCCTTGAGGCAGTTCGGGACCGCGTCCCTCAAACTCACCGTGCGGCTCCAAAGCTTCTCCTACAAGGATGGGATGCCGGCCGACGAGAAGGGCCACGGCGGCGGGTTCGTCTTCGACTGCCGGGCTCTGCCAAACCCGGGCCGGCGCGGGGAATTCGCCAAACTCAGCGGGAAGGACCCGGAGGTGATCGAATACCTGAAAGGGCAGGCCCCCGTGAATAAGTTTCTCTCCAACGTCTTCGAACTGGTGGACCTGGCCGTCGAGAACTACCAGAGCCGCAATTTCACAGATCTCTTGGTGGCCTTCGGCTGCACCGGCGGCCAGCACCGCTCGGTCTACTGCGCCGAGCGCCTGGCCCTGCACCTGCGCGGGACGCGCAAGGTGGACGTGGAGCTCCGGCACCGGGAGCTCGACAAGCGCGAGGAGGGCTGA
- a CDS encoding HAMP domain-containing histidine kinase — translation MRAKAGLPALLFAAFAAVPVLAGKGSRSGPGLDPARLSLGASPARPGSLPPSVIADAPSQSASRHTVVPRNPRQQAQPREAGGKGPSVRARLKSVETALPRSDMARGSEASALSSGERLQAAVSGEAEAARSVGVDLAQAAAMVGDFAGHPLQKPWTHKPEKDPFPAVEAMARHLEAHSQAVADQMAADARAIKGLAHSLQNKLAAVIGLLGLLLDMALHDPAMAEQMAGKALKAAEAANDMVQIHLDLHNVQRVGWTARLTEIPIAQTLAAQVTRLGPAAKAKQITIEVDNKMGELLEVRGDPNALAVVLDNLIENALKYSGENGKVTARLALSRRRGYVRISVADEGIGIGRKDIEILLDDDSAGYRTAAGKKHAAGHGIGMPEVRRLLKAMGSRLEIKSKPGKGSEFAFELPLADFE, via the coding sequence ATGAGGGCCAAAGCCGGGCTTCCGGCGCTTCTATTCGCGGCTTTTGCGGCCGTTCCCGTCCTGGCCGGCAAAGGATCCAGATCGGGCCCGGGGCTCGACCCCGCGCGCCTGTCTCTGGGCGCCTCCCCGGCCCGGCCCGGGTCCTTGCCTCCGAGCGTTATCGCGGACGCTCCGTCGCAAAGCGCGTCTCGGCATACCGTGGTTCCCCGCAACCCCCGACAGCAGGCTCAGCCTCGGGAGGCGGGGGGCAAGGGCCCATCCGTCCGAGCTCGATTGAAGAGTGTCGAAACCGCCCTGCCGCGGTCGGACATGGCCCGCGGCAGCGAAGCCTCCGCTCTCTCCTCGGGGGAAAGGCTTCAAGCCGCCGTCTCCGGGGAGGCGGAAGCGGCGCGGTCGGTCGGCGTCGATTTGGCCCAGGCGGCGGCCATGGTCGGGGATTTTGCCGGCCACCCCCTGCAGAAGCCCTGGACGCATAAGCCAGAGAAGGACCCATTCCCCGCGGTCGAGGCAATGGCGCGCCATCTCGAGGCGCATTCCCAGGCCGTGGCCGACCAAATGGCGGCCGATGCCAGAGCCATCAAAGGGCTAGCTCATAGCCTGCAAAACAAATTGGCGGCGGTGATCGGATTATTGGGCCTGCTTTTAGATATGGCTTTGCACGACCCGGCCATGGCCGAACAGATGGCGGGGAAAGCCTTAAAGGCAGCCGAGGCCGCCAATGACATGGTCCAAATCCATTTGGACCTGCATAACGTGCAAAGGGTGGGCTGGACGGCCAGGTTGACAGAGATTCCGATCGCTCAAACTCTCGCGGCTCAAGTGACAAGGCTTGGACCTGCCGCGAAAGCCAAACAAATAACCATTGAGGTCGATAATAAAATGGGAGAGCTTCTCGAAGTCCGGGGCGATCCGAACGCGCTTGCCGTGGTCCTCGACAATCTGATCGAGAACGCCTTGAAGTACAGCGGGGAAAACGGGAAAGTGACGGCGCGCCTGGCCCTCTCCCGGCGCCGGGGTTATGTCAGGATTTCCGTGGCGGACGAGGGCATCGGCATAGGAAGGAAAGACATCGAGATCCTCCTGGATGATGATTCCGCGGGCTACAGGACCGCGGCGGGCAAGAAGCACGCCGCCGGCCACGGCATCGGCATGCCGGAGGTGCGGCGCCTCCTGAAGGCGATGGGCTCCCGGCTTGAGATCAAGAGCAAGCCCGGGAAGGGCTCGGAGTTCGCCTTCGAGCTTCCCCTCGCGGATTTCGAATGA
- a CDS encoding class I SAM-dependent rRNA methyltransferase: protein MKNQSLPPEILPRVKLRSAASGPTLFKRMIDKADAKTKPGDIVAVYDKNDAPYGVALYNPRSLIALRLLVRGDPAKFSPDDFFADKLKKAVELRRGVLGLDRVTDACRLVHDLGDGLPGLVVDRYGDCLVLEFYSLGMFHQAERLERLLREHFPKARFARRASQYTESMEGFKVKPGPELVARIKEHGVLFEVHPSGGYKTGFFCDQRENRLEAARFASGRKVLDLCSYSGGFGLYAKKLGQAAEVTCVELDPEVAELARRNANINQARLNVVCADAFPYLRQMSENQERYGLVILDPYKIIASKETYDFGRRKYIDLNRLALSVLDEGGVFVTCSCSGMLSWEDFQQIVRTAAGSAGKRLQIFKKSGAGPDHPFAVDHPEGEYLKVIWGRAI, encoded by the coding sequence TTGAAAAATCAGAGCCTTCCGCCGGAAATCCTTCCCCGGGTCAAGCTCCGCTCGGCCGCCTCCGGCCCCACGCTTTTCAAGCGCATGATAGACAAGGCCGACGCGAAGACCAAGCCCGGGGACATCGTCGCGGTCTACGATAAAAACGACGCGCCCTACGGGGTGGCCCTCTACAATCCCCGGAGCTTGATCGCTCTGCGCCTCCTTGTCCGAGGCGACCCCGCCAAATTTTCCCCAGACGACTTCTTCGCCGACAAGCTCAAGAAGGCCGTCGAACTGCGCCGCGGGGTCCTGGGCCTTGACCGCGTCACCGACGCCTGCCGCCTGGTCCACGACCTGGGCGACGGCCTGCCCGGCCTCGTGGTGGACCGCTACGGCGACTGCCTCGTGCTCGAGTTTTACTCGCTCGGGATGTTCCACCAGGCCGAGAGACTCGAGCGCCTCCTGCGGGAGCATTTCCCCAAGGCGCGCTTTGCGCGCCGGGCCAGCCAATACACGGAAAGCATGGAGGGCTTCAAGGTCAAGCCGGGGCCTGAACTCGTGGCCAGGATCAAGGAGCACGGGGTCCTCTTCGAGGTCCATCCCTCGGGCGGCTACAAGACGGGATTTTTTTGCGACCAGCGGGAGAACCGCCTCGAGGCAGCGCGCTTTGCCTCAGGGCGCAAAGTCCTCGACCTGTGCAGCTACAGCGGCGGGTTCGGGCTCTACGCCAAGAAGCTGGGGCAGGCCGCGGAGGTCACCTGCGTGGAGCTCGACCCCGAGGTGGCAGAGCTTGCCCGCCGCAACGCCAACATCAACCAGGCGCGGCTCAACGTGGTCTGCGCCGACGCCTTCCCATACCTGCGGCAGATGTCGGAAAACCAGGAGCGCTACGGCCTGGTGATCCTCGATCCCTACAAGATCATCGCCTCCAAGGAGACCTACGACTTCGGACGGCGCAAATACATAGACCTAAACCGCCTGGCCCTGTCGGTGCTGGACGAGGGCGGGGTGTTCGTCACGTGCTCCTGCAGCGGCATGCTGTCCTGGGAGGACTTCCAGCAAATCGTGCGCACGGCGGCGGGCTCGGCCGGCAAGCGCCTGCAGATTTTCAAGAAATCGGGGGCCGGCCCGGACCATCCCTTCGCTGTGGACCACCCGGAGGGAGAATACCTCAAGGTGATCTGGGGGCGGGCCATTTGA
- a CDS encoding alpha/beta fold hydrolase, which yields MPSLLEPRRRKIGPLQAIEFSAPEGSAAIVCLHGYGADARDLASLALELDLAAPARWIFPDAPLALPSNYFGPGRAWFPIDQARMMRAQTGEEAFDLSRSRPQGFDEALSALEEFLGSLGEPRENLILGGFSQGAMLAAELALRVPSPPRGLFLLSAALVDEPRLQDLAPGRRGLAFFQSHGRQDALLSYEGALHLNELLLKAGLIGGLFSFEGGHALPPEACRALRGYLNSRLGPTA from the coding sequence ATGCCGAGCCTGCTTGAGCCGCGTCGCCGCAAGATCGGCCCCCTGCAGGCCATCGAGTTCTCGGCTCCGGAGGGCTCCGCCGCCATCGTCTGCCTGCACGGCTACGGAGCCGACGCCCGGGACCTGGCGAGCCTCGCCCTTGAGCTGGATCTCGCGGCGCCCGCGCGCTGGATATTCCCGGACGCGCCCCTGGCCCTGCCCTCCAATTATTTCGGCCCGGGGCGGGCCTGGTTCCCCATAGACCAGGCCCGGATGATGCGGGCTCAGACGGGAGAGGAGGCCTTCGACCTATCGCGCTCGCGGCCCCAAGGCTTCGACGAGGCGCTGTCCGCGCTCGAGGAGTTCCTCGGATCTCTGGGCGAGCCTCGGGAGAATCTCATCCTGGGGGGCTTTAGCCAAGGCGCCATGCTCGCGGCCGAGCTCGCCTTGCGGGTCCCGAGCCCGCCCAGGGGGCTTTTTCTCCTCTCCGCGGCCCTCGTGGACGAGCCCCGCCTTCAAGATCTGGCCCCGGGCCGCCGCGGCCTTGCCTTCTTCCAGAGCCATGGCCGCCAAGACGCGCTTCTCTCCTACGAGGGCGCTCTCCATCTCAACGAACTTCTGCTCAAAGCGGGGCTCATTGGAGGCCTCTTCAGCTTCGAGGGCGGACACGCCCTGCCGCCCGAGGCTTGCCGCGCCTTGCGCGGCTACCTCAATTCTCGCCTAGGTCCAACGGCCTAG
- a CDS encoding MASE1 domain-containing protein produces the protein MRLSRLPAFLGLVSAYFMAGKMGLALAQIHPSASVVWPPSGISLAALILLGTEMWPAVFAGAFLVNITTAGDLLTSLGIASGNALEAVIGCLLVRRLAGGPNCFDHPTSIFKFTFSAALCAVASATMGVGSLSLRGYAPWPQFGSICLTWWLGDMTGMLLITPCLILWALAPRIQWGRREAAEGLALLSLLGLACKIVFGAWYPWSSAPAPLTFLCLPPLIWISCRFSPRDTATACLAMACAALYGTIKGRGAFGLAGPYALPLLQAFLAVCSQMALILSASLHSIQDRFRLMVDEVGDYAIFILDPEGRVTSWNRGAQRINGYAPEEIIGRDYACLFTPESRENGRPRANLELAAAQGHLHEEDWRVRKGGIRFWAKASMTALKGQDGALKGFLKVVQDMSQRKLAEDLLEKKSQELSRANAELNLYASMVSHELQEPLRKILTFGDMLKSRSEGLDEESRHHVGRMQDSAHRMARLVEDILGLARITTRTRPLVPVDLGAVLKDAAGNFEALVSSAGGSIEVAAGMPAVQADESLLRQLFYNLFSNSWKFRKKNEPLRIAVSCRRPSAGFVEITVEDNGIGFDERYLDKIFQPFQRLHPKEAYPGSGMGLAISERILLRHGGAITAKSRPGEGSRFIVTLPV, from the coding sequence ATGAGGCTATCGCGCCTGCCCGCCTTTCTGGGGCTCGTATCGGCGTATTTCATGGCGGGAAAGATGGGCCTCGCCCTGGCCCAAATCCATCCGAGCGCCTCTGTCGTTTGGCCTCCGAGCGGCATCAGCCTCGCCGCCCTCATCCTCCTGGGCACGGAAATGTGGCCCGCCGTATTCGCGGGGGCCTTCCTGGTCAATATAACGACGGCCGGGGACTTGCTGACCAGCCTCGGCATCGCCTCCGGCAACGCCCTGGAGGCGGTCATTGGCTGCCTGCTCGTGAGAAGGTTGGCCGGGGGCCCCAACTGCTTCGACCACCCCACCTCGATCTTCAAGTTTACCTTCAGCGCCGCCCTTTGCGCCGTGGCCAGCGCCACGATGGGAGTGGGGAGCCTCTCCCTGCGCGGCTACGCCCCGTGGCCTCAATTCGGCTCCATATGCCTGACCTGGTGGCTGGGAGACATGACGGGCATGCTGCTCATAACGCCCTGCCTCATCCTATGGGCCTTGGCCCCCCGAATCCAATGGGGCCGCCGGGAAGCGGCCGAGGGGTTGGCCCTGCTTTCCCTGCTCGGGCTGGCCTGCAAGATAGTCTTCGGCGCGTGGTATCCATGGTCCTCGGCTCCCGCCCCCTTGACCTTCCTCTGCCTTCCCCCGCTCATTTGGATCTCCTGCCGATTTTCCCCCCGGGACACGGCCACGGCCTGCCTGGCCATGGCCTGCGCAGCGCTTTACGGGACAATAAAGGGCCGCGGGGCCTTCGGCCTGGCCGGACCCTACGCCCTGCCCCTCCTTCAAGCCTTCCTGGCCGTCTGCTCGCAGATGGCGCTCATCCTCTCGGCCAGCCTCCACAGCATCCAGGACCGCTTCCGCCTGATGGTTGACGAAGTCGGGGACTACGCGATCTTCATTCTCGATCCTGAGGGGCGTGTGACGAGCTGGAACCGCGGGGCGCAGAGGATCAATGGCTACGCGCCCGAGGAAATCATCGGCCGAGATTACGCCTGCCTTTTTACCCCGGAAAGCCGGGAAAACGGCAGGCCGCGCGCTAACCTCGAGCTCGCCGCCGCCCAGGGCCATCTCCATGAAGAGGACTGGCGCGTGCGCAAGGGCGGGATCCGCTTCTGGGCCAAAGCGAGCATGACCGCCCTCAAGGGCCAAGACGGCGCGCTCAAGGGTTTCTTAAAAGTGGTCCAGGACATGAGCCAGCGCAAGCTCGCGGAGGACCTCCTCGAGAAAAAAAGCCAGGAGCTCTCCCGGGCCAACGCGGAGCTCAACCTCTACGCTTCCATGGTTTCCCACGAGCTGCAGGAACCCCTGAGAAAAATCCTGACCTTCGGGGACATGCTCAAGAGCAGGAGCGAGGGCCTCGACGAGGAGAGCCGTCATCACGTGGGCCGCATGCAGGACTCTGCCCACCGCATGGCTAGGCTGGTAGAGGACATCCTGGGCCTTGCCCGCATCACCACCAGGACGAGGCCGCTCGTTCCCGTGGATTTGGGCGCCGTTCTCAAGGACGCGGCCGGGAACTTCGAGGCGCTGGTTTCAAGCGCCGGAGGCTCGATCGAGGTGGCGGCGGGCATGCCGGCGGTCCAGGCCGACGAGTCCCTCTTGCGCCAGCTATTCTACAACCTGTTCTCCAACTCCTGGAAGTTCCGAAAAAAGAACGAACCCCTGCGCATCGCGGTCTCCTGCCGAAGGCCGAGCGCGGGATTCGTCGAAATCACGGTGGAGGACAACGGAATCGGCTTCGATGAGCGCTACCTTGACAAGATCTTCCAGCCCTTCCAGCGCCTGCACCCCAAGGAGGCTTACCCTGGAAGCGGCATGGGCCTGGCTATCAGCGAGCGCATCCTCCTGAGGCACGGGGGCGCCATCACGGCCAAGAGCCGGCCCGGCGAGGGCTCGCGCTTCATCGTGACCTTGCCCGTATAG
- a CDS encoding peroxiredoxin — MSDTLVRKPAPAFKATAVSGKLFKEVKLEDYKGKWLILFFYPLDFTFVCPTEITAFSDRVEDFRKLNCEVLGCSVDSQFTHLAWVNTPRKEGGLGEIQYPLLADLSRQIASDYGVLTPEGMALRGLFLVNPKGTVAYSVVHDLGVGRNVEEILRVLKAFQHVEKTGEVCPANWQEGRKSMKADPEKSKEYFSTVA; from the coding sequence ATGTCAGACACTTTGGTCCGCAAGCCCGCGCCGGCCTTCAAGGCCACGGCGGTTTCAGGAAAACTCTTCAAGGAAGTCAAGCTCGAGGACTACAAGGGAAAATGGCTCATCCTCTTCTTCTATCCCTTGGACTTCACCTTCGTCTGCCCCACCGAGATCACGGCCTTCAGCGACCGCGTCGAGGACTTCCGCAAGCTCAACTGCGAGGTCCTGGGCTGCTCCGTGGACAGCCAGTTCACGCACCTGGCCTGGGTCAACACCCCGCGCAAGGAAGGCGGCTTGGGCGAGATCCAATACCCACTTCTGGCCGACCTGTCCCGGCAAATCGCCTCGGACTACGGGGTCCTCACCCCGGAGGGCATGGCCCTGCGCGGCCTTTTCCTCGTCAACCCCAAGGGAACCGTGGCCTACAGCGTGGTGCACGATCTGGGAGTGGGCCGAAACGTCGAGGAGATCCTGCGCGTGCTCAAGGCCTTCCAGCACGTTGAAAAAACCGGAGAGGTCTGCCCGGCCAACTGGCAGGAAGGCCGCAAGTCCATGAAGGCCGACCCCGAAAAATCCAAGGAGTATTTCTCCACGGTCGCCTAG
- a CDS encoding sensor histidine kinase, producing the protein MKHILVAVFFVLPWNAFAAGNAEGAGFELAPLSPRIYPTGTVNLVLGMRPAPARLEMIRAITPSSAAIFKGSDSSARQHGVEIQEALAGEAPSHYRGEEPAVQAVVSMVEGYVRHDASLGPWQAGSRPDHPEVERAARLLENKSSADVEAARTGEETVLQFAHTARGYLATILGGLEMVLGQGIPNNSMGIIVEFAEMAMRGASAARHMMQAQLSLYAVQKEGWKPAIHVFPIHDVIKGHLLRLEDRAKGRKINLLLETRIPERTDAWMDEHAVDVILDNLIGNALKYTGQGGRVSVRILPSESPGYVRISIADTGIGMSEDDVRILSSEGGHRTNAGRAHADGYGLGLQIVHRLLRAMGSKLEIKSELGNGSEFSFELPVFDRRSLPQVLRGR; encoded by the coding sequence ATGAAGCATATCCTCGTCGCGGTGTTCTTCGTTCTTCCATGGAATGCGTTCGCGGCCGGCAATGCCGAAGGCGCCGGGTTCGAGCTTGCGCCCCTTTCTCCCAGGATATATCCGACGGGAACCGTGAATCTTGTCTTAGGCATGCGCCCGGCTCCGGCCCGGCTCGAAATGATCCGAGCCATCACGCCTTCCTCGGCGGCGATATTCAAGGGCTCTGATTCCTCGGCGCGCCAGCATGGCGTCGAGATTCAGGAGGCCCTTGCGGGCGAAGCGCCGAGCCATTACAGGGGCGAGGAGCCTGCGGTCCAGGCAGTGGTCTCCATGGTGGAAGGTTATGTCCGCCACGATGCCTCCTTGGGTCCATGGCAGGCCGGTTCCCGGCCGGATCATCCGGAGGTGGAGCGCGCGGCGCGCCTCCTTGAGAACAAATCCAGCGCTGACGTCGAGGCCGCCAGGACCGGGGAGGAGACCGTCTTACAATTCGCCCATACCGCTAGAGGCTATTTGGCGACGATCTTGGGAGGGCTTGAGATGGTTTTGGGACAAGGCATTCCTAACAATTCCATGGGGATCATCGTGGAGTTTGCGGAAATGGCCATGCGCGGGGCGAGCGCCGCCAGGCACATGATGCAGGCCCAATTGAGCCTGTACGCCGTGCAAAAAGAGGGCTGGAAGCCGGCGATCCACGTTTTCCCCATCCACGACGTCATAAAGGGGCACCTTCTGAGGCTTGAGGATCGCGCGAAAGGAAGGAAGATAAATTTGCTGCTCGAGACCCGTATCCCGGAGCGAACGGATGCCTGGATGGACGAACACGCGGTGGACGTCATTTTGGACAATCTCATCGGCAATGCCTTGAAATACACGGGGCAGGGCGGCAGGGTCTCGGTGAGGATACTGCCCTCCGAATCCCCAGGATATGTGAGAATTTCGATAGCGGACACTGGAATCGGCATGAGCGAGGACGACGTCCGGATTCTTTCAAGCGAGGGCGGGCATAGAACCAACGCAGGCCGAGCTCATGCCGACGGCTACGGCCTGGGCCTCCAAATAGTGCACCGGTTGCTGCGGGCCATGGGCTCCAAGCTCGAGATTAAGAGCGAGCTGGGAAATGGCTCTGAATTTTCGTTCGAGCTGCCGGTCTTCGATCGCAGAAGCCTGCCTCAAGTCCTGCGCGGCCGATAG